A region of uncultured Draconibacterium sp. DNA encodes the following proteins:
- a CDS encoding FtsX-like permease family protein produces MYSLKITIRRLLRDKAFLLINVFGLVIGITSFLVLFIHVSNEKSFDKHITGHENIYRINSTARGNPSKWARSLGIVHSASSEIPEVELATQFIHSPVGTIKINDNSLQQKDIFWVDEAFIKIFEVKATLGNLSELEKPNTVFITEDFARKHYGNLNPVGQIIKFETAQYNQDIGDYEVRGIVKNAHPKTHFKYELLASQKGNMQKAFEKTLPTLKTLWAYHYFKLQKGASPELVAKKIGAFWDKSSLKQEGGPKEFDFSLFPIDDIHLKSDFRFELRESSSKINISLFIIVSFVILLVSLLNFTNLTIAKLIKRSKELGLKKFIGANRWQIITQVLTEVLIVCILAMGISLLSIQLVTPFINQLFDIDFKIYYHEPVVYWSIFAVIGLCQAVTALFIAIFFLGRNSTTDMLALRNNFSGSYLLKSLLVGQVAIVIVLISGTFLVNKQIDFVLNKPLGFDKENIVVLHMKDLKRDAGVFTKELRQQSQVTGVGMTYQYFGYPTQTMSLEGLGIEGTAEVVSANYDYLKTMNIKLIENWINPTADTVRGMVINNHLYKRLMEKHGSIEALNAFQQSQVAQGGQNNYQAIKFIGVAEDFNYNSAHENIGDFVFRLDEARNRARFAHIRLGNESLHAGMDAIKKVWNVHYPNQEMDYFFMDEKIAQQYEAESILSRILFVFSGIGILISIIGISALSLFISQQRTKEIGIRKVNGAKISEVMVMLNKNFIKWVAIAFIIATPIAYYAMNKWLENFAYKTTLSWWIFALAGVLALGIALLTVSWQSWRAATRNPVEALRYE; encoded by the coding sequence ATGTACAGTTTAAAAATAACCATACGTCGACTGTTAAGAGACAAAGCTTTTTTGCTAATTAATGTCTTTGGTTTAGTAATTGGCATTACATCATTTCTTGTTTTATTTATCCATGTTTCAAACGAAAAAAGTTTCGACAAGCATATTACAGGACATGAAAATATTTATCGAATCAACTCGACTGCCAGGGGCAATCCCAGCAAATGGGCACGTAGTTTGGGTATTGTTCATTCCGCATCGTCTGAAATTCCAGAGGTTGAATTGGCGACCCAGTTTATACATAGCCCTGTTGGCACCATAAAAATCAATGATAATTCATTACAACAGAAGGATATTTTTTGGGTTGATGAGGCTTTTATTAAAATATTTGAAGTTAAAGCCACACTGGGCAACCTTTCGGAATTGGAGAAACCAAATACTGTTTTTATTACAGAAGATTTTGCTCGTAAACACTATGGAAACCTAAATCCTGTAGGGCAAATCATCAAATTTGAAACTGCCCAGTATAATCAAGATATTGGTGATTATGAAGTTCGTGGAATAGTAAAAAATGCGCACCCCAAAACACATTTTAAATACGAATTGCTAGCATCGCAAAAAGGTAACATGCAAAAAGCTTTTGAAAAAACATTACCAACCTTAAAAACTCTATGGGCTTACCATTACTTTAAACTTCAGAAAGGTGCATCTCCCGAATTGGTTGCCAAAAAGATAGGGGCTTTTTGGGATAAGAGTTCTTTAAAACAAGAAGGTGGACCTAAAGAATTCGATTTTTCGTTGTTCCCAATTGACGATATCCACCTGAAATCGGATTTCCGTTTCGAGTTGCGCGAAAGTTCGAGCAAAATAAATATTTCACTATTTATAATTGTATCATTTGTTATTTTGCTGGTTTCCTTGTTAAATTTTACCAACCTCACCATCGCCAAACTTATTAAACGTTCAAAAGAACTGGGCTTAAAAAAGTTTATTGGGGCTAACCGGTGGCAAATTATTACGCAGGTATTAACCGAAGTATTGATTGTTTGTATACTGGCTATGGGTATTTCATTGTTGTCTATTCAGCTTGTAACCCCCTTCATTAATCAATTGTTTGACATAGATTTTAAAATATATTACCACGAACCAGTTGTTTACTGGAGTATATTCGCAGTTATTGGCTTATGCCAAGCGGTAACAGCCCTTTTTATTGCTATATTTTTTCTGGGTAGAAATTCCACCACTGATATGCTTGCCCTACGAAATAATTTTTCGGGAAGCTATTTACTAAAAAGCCTTTTGGTCGGACAGGTTGCTATTGTAATTGTACTAATATCAGGAACATTTTTGGTTAACAAACAAATTGACTTTGTATTAAATAAACCCTTAGGCTTTGATAAGGAAAATATAGTTGTTCTTCACATGAAAGACCTAAAAAGGGATGCAGGTGTTTTTACAAAAGAACTCAGGCAGCAAAGTCAGGTTACCGGAGTTGGAATGACATATCAGTACTTCGGATATCCTACACAAACGATGTCGCTTGAAGGTTTAGGTATTGAAGGAACTGCGGAGGTAGTTTCGGCCAACTACGATTACCTAAAAACCATGAATATTAAATTGATTGAAAACTGGATAAACCCCACTGCCGATACTGTTCGGGGAATGGTGATAAACAATCACCTGTACAAACGTTTGATGGAGAAACACGGAAGTATAGAAGCTCTAAACGCTTTCCAGCAATCGCAAGTCGCGCAAGGTGGACAAAACAATTATCAGGCTATAAAATTTATTGGAGTAGCCGAAGATTTTAATTACAATTCAGCTCACGAAAACATAGGTGATTTTGTTTTTAGATTGGATGAAGCAAGAAACCGTGCACGCTTTGCTCATATACGCTTAGGTAATGAGAGTTTGCATGCTGGCATGGACGCTATTAAAAAGGTGTGGAACGTGCATTATCCCAACCAGGAAATGGATTACTTTTTTATGGATGAGAAAATAGCTCAGCAATACGAAGCAGAATCCATCCTAAGTCGCATTCTTTTTGTTTTCTCAGGCATTGGCATATTGATTAGCATAATAGGAATTAGTGCATTGTCATTATTTATTTCGCAGCAACGCACTAAAGAAATTGGCATCCGCAAAGTAAACGGAGCCAAGATCTCGGAGGTGATGGTCATGCTCAACAAAAACTTTATAAAATGGGTAGCCATCGCTTTTATAATTGCCACGCCCATTGCCTACTACGCCATGAATAAATGGCTTGAAAACTTTGCCTACAAAACAACTTTAAGTTGGTGGATATTCGCGCTGGCCGGTGTGCTGGCTTTGGGCATTGCATTGCTAACCGTTAGCTGGCAGAGTTGGCGGGCTGCTACGAGGAATCCTGTCGAAGCACTTCGATACGAGTAG
- a CDS encoding ABC transporter permease — MKTLKIILRGFRKNSRLNLLNILSMAIGLAVAIIVLGHVYQEFTYDSQYENSSRVYRVLTQNDKNELSGAATYGPLAQSLKSDFPGIEDATRTSFYWGYLALTEGDKMFNENRTIFADPNFFSLFSFPLEKGDAANCLSSPNSIVLSGSAARKYFGEKDPVGEQIKIGKDRLFTVQGVFTDFPKNSNFRGDILLPLESISKLTQVWIEPSWNYPSDIHTFILTENQIDEEAISTKISDYLTTHVTENPEKLVLQPLKKLHTEMQTGWESVPQANRSYLYLLAIVALIILSMSAVNFLLLHIGTASQRAINTGVKKVCGASKSIIFGDQIREILSYISISVAISLILVYLYNSILTVRFSFLPAVKEFDFTLVLFLTGVIFVFAIITSIIPAVIISGQKTVRIFKADQQSLHKQPKMVNVLIVGQFTISVVLLAVTTLFYKQVHFLEKHSPGFAREELITIPLNMSVDDGLNGNKFDAFAQELKKLQGIKNATLAFSSPSDVQTSADGFRCDGMPEGETVSMQWNSVYYDYFETLGVKMVEGRGFNRDFKNDLVDYDTQRKCAYVINQKAADEMGVDNPIGKTLYAYQEGTIVGIVENFNFKSLHSEITPMCFNMNPFYYNEIIVRMNPGVPALPDQIKTVWEKFVPEYPFEYSFVNDQLNQMYESESNLTASLNVFAGIGILIACMGLLALSILAMQKRTKEIGIRKVNGAKVSEILSMLNKDFIKWVVLAFVIATPIAYYAMSKWLENFAYKTTLSWWIFALAGLLALGIALLTVSWQSWRAATRNPVEALRYE, encoded by the coding sequence ATGAAAACACTAAAAATCATCCTTCGCGGATTCAGAAAAAACAGTAGATTGAACCTGCTGAATATCTTGTCGATGGCAATAGGTTTGGCAGTAGCAATTATTGTTTTGGGCCATGTCTATCAGGAATTCACCTATGATTCTCAATATGAAAATTCCAGTCGGGTGTACCGTGTTTTAACTCAAAATGATAAAAATGAATTATCGGGTGCAGCAACTTACGGGCCGTTAGCACAAAGCCTAAAATCAGATTTCCCGGGAATTGAGGACGCTACACGCACCAGTTTTTACTGGGGATATCTGGCGCTCACTGAAGGTGATAAAATGTTTAATGAGAATCGAACCATTTTTGCCGATCCAAACTTTTTCTCGCTATTTTCATTTCCTCTGGAAAAAGGCGATGCGGCAAATTGCCTGAGTTCGCCAAATTCTATTGTTTTATCGGGAAGTGCAGCCAGAAAGTATTTTGGTGAAAAGGACCCGGTGGGGGAACAGATAAAAATCGGCAAAGACAGATTATTTACAGTTCAGGGTGTTTTTACAGATTTTCCTAAGAATTCCAATTTTCGTGGCGATATCCTTTTACCCCTGGAAAGTATCTCAAAACTAACCCAGGTCTGGATCGAACCTTCCTGGAATTATCCATCCGATATTCATACATTTATCCTGACCGAAAACCAGATTGATGAGGAAGCCATTTCAACAAAAATATCAGATTACCTAACGACACATGTGACAGAAAATCCCGAAAAACTGGTGTTACAACCCTTAAAAAAGTTACACACCGAAATGCAAACCGGCTGGGAATCGGTGCCGCAGGCAAACAGAAGTTACCTTTATCTTTTGGCCATTGTTGCCTTGATTATACTTTCTATGTCGGCAGTAAATTTTCTTCTGCTCCACATTGGAACCGCATCGCAACGAGCTATTAATACGGGAGTCAAAAAAGTTTGCGGGGCCTCAAAATCAATTATTTTCGGCGATCAAATTCGCGAGATATTATCTTATATCTCAATAAGCGTGGCGATTTCACTAATTTTAGTTTATCTGTATAATTCTATTCTTACAGTCAGGTTTTCATTTCTTCCAGCTGTAAAAGAATTTGATTTTACACTTGTACTCTTTTTGACAGGAGTAATTTTTGTTTTTGCAATTATAACCTCGATTATTCCTGCCGTAATCATTTCAGGACAAAAAACGGTACGTATTTTTAAGGCAGATCAACAATCGCTGCACAAACAACCCAAAATGGTAAATGTCCTTATCGTTGGACAATTTACCATCAGTGTGGTGCTGTTGGCGGTAACTACTTTATTTTATAAACAGGTTCATTTTCTGGAAAAACACAGCCCGGGATTCGCCAGGGAGGAATTAATAACCATTCCTTTGAATATGTCGGTTGACGATGGATTAAACGGGAATAAATTTGATGCTTTTGCACAGGAACTAAAAAAATTGCAGGGGATAAAAAATGCAACACTCGCTTTTTCTTCGCCGTCGGATGTACAAACATCAGCCGATGGTTTTCGTTGTGATGGAATGCCCGAAGGAGAAACTGTTAGCATGCAATGGAACTCGGTTTATTACGATTATTTTGAAACGCTAGGTGTTAAAATGGTGGAGGGGCGTGGATTTAATCGCGACTTCAAAAACGACCTGGTTGATTACGACACCCAAAGAAAATGTGCCTATGTGATCAACCAAAAAGCGGCTGATGAGATGGGAGTTGATAATCCTATTGGGAAAACATTATATGCTTACCAGGAAGGTACGATTGTTGGCATCGTGGAAAATTTCAACTTCAAATCGCTGCACAGTGAAATAACTCCCATGTGCTTTAATATGAATCCGTTTTACTACAATGAAATTATTGTAAGAATGAATCCCGGAGTACCGGCACTGCCGGATCAGATAAAAACAGTGTGGGAAAAATTTGTGCCGGAATATCCTTTTGAATATAGTTTTGTAAACGACCAACTCAACCAAATGTACGAATCGGAAAGTAACCTGACTGCCAGTTTAAATGTATTTGCAGGCATTGGAATTCTGATCGCCTGCATGGGGTTGCTAGCTCTTTCAATTTTGGCCATGCAAAAACGAACCAAGGAAATTGGTATCAGAAAAGTAAATGGCGCAAAAGTTTCGGAAATCCTTTCAATGTTGAATAAAGACTTTATAAAATGGGTAGTCTTAGCCTTTGTAATTGCCACGCCCATTGCATACTACGCCATGAGCAAATGGCTCGAAAACTTCGCCTACAAAACCACTTTAAGTTGGTGGATTTTTGCGTTGGCCGGGTTGCTGGCCTTGGGCATTGCGCTGCTAACGGTGAGTTGGCAAAGCTGGCGGGCTGCTACACGAAACCCGGTTGAGGCACTCAGATATGAGTGA
- a CDS encoding ABC transporter permease has product MNSLRNINHKIILRTIWRNKLHSSINIIGLAIGIAVFILIARYVNHQFSFDRFHKQQNNIYKVYLGDNGSLPPAVALFLKDNIAGIEDVVRVDEWFGGGNKGYLEYEKETIRTKNFIFADSSFFDFFDFKMLYGDAQNGLKFPNSIILSERLSRKIFGNENPTGKQITYLSDYPSAKYKFTVSGVIEDSPTNSSIPYNGIISMSTITYHHIRNGNISEDWVNWGFGSFVKISSPEIVHQLNNETPECWTNLMAERWQVDKGSQRAEEYKLTFVPLKEVHFQGSNKRSSVYLILLIGLVILIIAIINYINLSLAISSTRLKEIGIRKIIGSDISTLFKQFITESILITSIAGIIAVIIVLFIHPYLFNFTGFKSVVAPGETFKALVFLIGGLILIGFISGLYPAWFLTKLKPVKSVKNEFNKGTKGNRLKHVLITTQFVVSIFLIIAVLTFSKQANYIKSKNLGFDKEHLIYLSGGASISNQYQAFRESLLANPSIQNIARSNGTFVGHLNIGSKHKVNGEFKNYKATTVDPDFIETFGIELLEGRNFSKSIKNDLNNTALVNECFVKQMELEDPIGSTVTFLGDDITIIGVIKDFHISSLHHEIKPSMLCYLPWNTCINIKVSGIDLENTIATIESTWKEFSPDVPFEYHFLDERFEELYQAETEFSSLIKIFTLIAIFIACLGLFGLISFSALQRKKEIGIRKINGAKISEVMIILNNNIIKWVAIAFVIATPIAYYAMNKWLENFAYKTTLSWWIFALAGVLALGIALLTVSWQSWRAATRNPVEALRYE; this is encoded by the coding sequence ATGAACTCATTAAGAAATATAAATCATAAAATAATTCTGCGAACCATTTGGCGCAATAAGCTTCATTCTTCGATTAACATTATCGGACTGGCAATTGGCATTGCTGTTTTTATACTAATAGCAAGATACGTAAATCATCAATTCAGCTTCGATCGCTTTCACAAACAGCAGAACAATATATACAAGGTATATCTTGGCGATAATGGATCACTACCCCCGGCTGTTGCTTTATTCTTAAAGGATAATATTGCCGGAATTGAAGATGTTGTTCGAGTAGATGAATGGTTTGGTGGAGGAAATAAAGGTTATTTAGAATACGAAAAAGAAACGATAAGAACCAAGAATTTTATTTTTGCTGACAGCAGTTTCTTTGATTTTTTTGATTTTAAAATGTTGTATGGTGATGCCCAAAATGGTCTGAAATTTCCAAATTCAATCATCTTATCAGAGCGTTTGTCGCGAAAAATATTTGGCAACGAAAACCCAACAGGTAAACAAATTACCTATTTAAGTGACTACCCCAGTGCAAAATATAAGTTCACCGTAAGCGGTGTAATTGAGGACTCACCTACCAACTCATCAATTCCATACAATGGCATAATTTCAATGTCAACCATAACTTACCACCACATTAGAAACGGAAATATTAGCGAAGATTGGGTCAACTGGGGATTTGGCAGCTTTGTTAAAATTTCTTCACCTGAAATAGTACATCAACTCAATAATGAAACACCCGAATGCTGGACAAATCTGATGGCTGAACGTTGGCAGGTAGATAAAGGAAGTCAGCGTGCAGAGGAATACAAATTAACCTTTGTTCCACTAAAAGAGGTACATTTCCAAGGTAGCAACAAACGCTCTTCAGTTTACCTGATATTACTAATAGGACTGGTCATTTTAATAATAGCCATTATTAACTACATTAATTTATCGCTGGCCATTTCCAGCACCCGTTTAAAAGAAATAGGAATTCGAAAAATAATCGGTTCTGATATAAGTACTTTGTTCAAACAATTTATAACTGAGTCAATACTAATCACTTCAATTGCTGGCATTATTGCAGTAATTATAGTTCTTTTCATTCACCCCTATTTGTTCAACTTTACCGGATTTAAGTCCGTGGTTGCACCTGGTGAAACATTCAAAGCACTGGTATTCCTGATTGGAGGACTAATTCTGATTGGATTCATTTCAGGATTATATCCTGCCTGGTTCCTTACAAAGCTCAAACCTGTAAAGAGTGTAAAAAATGAATTCAACAAAGGAACGAAAGGAAATAGGTTAAAACATGTATTAATCACAACTCAGTTTGTTGTTTCAATTTTTCTAATAATAGCAGTTTTAACGTTCTCGAAACAAGCGAACTATATAAAATCTAAAAATCTGGGATTCGACAAAGAACACCTGATTTATCTATCAGGTGGTGCCAGTATAAGTAACCAATATCAGGCATTCAGAGAATCGTTACTGGCAAATCCATCGATTCAAAATATTGCACGTTCAAACGGAACCTTTGTTGGCCATCTGAATATTGGTTCGAAGCATAAAGTGAATGGTGAATTCAAAAATTATAAAGCTACAACTGTCGATCCTGATTTTATCGAAACATTTGGAATTGAACTTTTAGAAGGCCGAAATTTCTCAAAAAGTATCAAAAATGATTTAAATAACACTGCTTTGGTAAATGAATGTTTTGTAAAGCAGATGGAACTGGAAGATCCAATTGGCTCAACCGTAACTTTTCTGGGAGATGACATTACGATCATTGGGGTAATTAAGGACTTCCATATCAGCTCTTTGCACCACGAAATTAAACCATCAATGCTTTGCTATCTGCCATGGAATACTTGCATTAACATTAAAGTATCGGGCATTGATCTGGAAAATACAATTGCCACAATTGAAAGCACATGGAAGGAGTTCTCTCCCGATGTACCTTTCGAATATCATTTTCTGGACGAACGTTTTGAAGAACTTTATCAGGCTGAAACAGAATTCAGTTCATTGATTAAAATATTTACCCTGATCGCCATATTTATTGCTTGCTTAGGTCTTTTTGGTCTAATCTCTTTTTCTGCTTTACAACGAAAGAAAGAAATCGGTATTCGAAAAATTAACGGTGCCAAAATTTCGGAAGTAATGATTATCCTAAATAATAATATTATAAAATGGGTAGCCATCGCTTTTGTAATTGCCACGCCCATTGCCTACTACGCTATGAATAAATGGCTTGAAAACTTCGCCTACAAAACCACTTTAAGTTGGTGGATTTTTGCGCTGGCCGGTGTGCTGGCGTTGGGAATTGCATTGCTAACCGTTAGCTGGCAGAGTTGGCGGGCTGCAACGCGGAATCCGGTTGAAGCACTGCGATACGAATAA
- a CDS encoding SMP-30/gluconolactonase/LRE family protein, which yields MHQFSYLILSLFLAFPAFAQNYQTTGKIIIDDSSLNDLIDVSAGIEILADGFGWSEGPLWLASENKLIFSAIPENSIYQWSESGGLQLYLKPSGYTGEQDRGGELGSNGLLLASDGSLVLCQHGDRRIAKMLAPLSDPAPKFETLADSYQGKKLNSPNDAVFSKTGELYFTDPPYGLEKNVDDPAKELDFQGVYKISKSGEIQLLTKALTRPNGIAFSPDGTKLYVANSDPERAIWMVYDVKQDGGIKNGKVFYDATNLVFADNGLPDGMKVHRNGTIFATGPGGIFIFSPDGKILGKIETGKETANCAFDEDYSALYVTADNTLMRVHLKK from the coding sequence ATGCACCAATTTAGTTACCTGATTTTATCATTGTTTTTGGCATTTCCAGCTTTCGCTCAGAATTATCAAACCACTGGAAAAATCATTATTGATGATTCGAGTCTGAACGATTTGATTGATGTTTCTGCTGGTATTGAAATTCTGGCCGATGGCTTTGGGTGGTCAGAGGGACCGCTTTGGCTGGCTTCTGAGAATAAACTTATTTTTTCAGCTATTCCTGAAAATTCAATTTATCAATGGAGTGAATCCGGTGGACTGCAGTTGTATCTTAAACCATCGGGATATACCGGGGAACAAGACAGAGGTGGAGAGCTTGGTTCCAATGGCTTGCTTTTAGCTTCGGATGGGAGTCTGGTTCTTTGCCAGCACGGCGATCGCAGAATAGCAAAAATGTTAGCACCCTTGAGTGATCCGGCACCAAAATTTGAAACCCTGGCTGACAGCTATCAGGGAAAGAAACTAAACAGCCCCAACGATGCAGTTTTCAGTAAAACCGGTGAATTGTATTTTACCGATCCGCCATACGGGCTTGAAAAAAATGTGGATGACCCGGCAAAGGAATTGGATTTTCAGGGGGTCTATAAAATTTCAAAATCGGGTGAAATTCAGTTGCTCACAAAAGCATTGACCCGTCCAAATGGAATTGCTTTTTCGCCTGATGGAACAAAATTATATGTGGCCAATTCAGACCCGGAGAGGGCCATCTGGATGGTTTATGATGTGAAACAGGATGGAGGCATTAAGAACGGTAAAGTTTTTTACGATGCAACAAACCTGGTTTTTGCGGATAATGGACTTCCTGACGGAATGAAAGTGCACAGGAATGGGACGATTTTTGCCACAGGGCCAGGCGGAATTTTTATTTTCTCTCCGGACGGGAAAATCCTGGGAAAAATAGAAACAGGGAAAGAGACGGCAAACTGCGCATTCGATGAGGATTATTCGGCATTGTACGTGACCGCTGACAATACGCTCATGCGCGTTCACCTTAAAAAATGA
- a CDS encoding ABC transporter permease, whose amino-acid sequence MKNTVKLIFRNLLRKPVATGINLLGLSVSLALVLILSAYSVSEFSTDKFHKNHKNIYMVQPGDEWFNTPAILKSTIDTQVPGVVKSVRIRDKWSPPVFQIGNENPVESDMIFSDKDFFEMFDYQTLDGDLTTALDAPMSLVLSKKLAVRLFGDEPAVGKTVKLDNRHLLTVTAVLKDQPLNTIFSFNSISNIETIKRVQPNPGDFTNWGWNNYKTFLLLDQKADPTVVKNEIKNLYPDDEQESLEQFKLLPLNDVYFSFHSNFIWFIRSGNRLQVISLMVVAMLVLLVALVNFINISVAHWRDKIKQTGILKVIGAKRLEIVATMLLETLLIFTISFLLAWLIVYNILPVLSAQTTISFNPRIIYSGRFLLIALTSIFLLSIVCSLLPSFRIATSDTIDNLKKKVSPVPSQSVRKGIMVSAQFAVAIVLILFTFLVQKQVQYGSSNLGRNQENIVGIEFTNQLTEKKNVLLDELRAQSNVDDVVFTQYFPGEMNSGWAFELQLKDEKKDVEFRTFSADAGFFEIMGLQLLKGRFYTDELETDKHKVVVNEQFCSEFGISDPLGGIITRSNGIDYEIIGVVKDFHFRPVNEAIAPLVIRNDNYASIALVKIGTKNFADMRNTFENIRAMTSELSPSFPVNVSFFSQAVEHLYQEEVKFRKAFTLFAVCAIVISCMGILAMSLFTIQNRIKEIGIRKVNGAKVSEILSMLNKDFIKWVAIAFVIACPIAWYAMNKWLENFAYKTNLSWWIFALAGVLALGIALLTVSWQSWRAATRNPVEALRYE is encoded by the coding sequence ATGAAAAACACTGTCAAACTAATTTTTAGGAACTTGCTACGTAAACCGGTTGCAACAGGTATAAATTTGCTTGGTCTTTCGGTTAGTTTGGCCTTGGTATTAATTCTTTCTGCCTATTCAGTGAGTGAATTTTCAACCGACAAATTTCACAAAAACCATAAAAATATTTACATGGTTCAGCCCGGAGATGAGTGGTTTAATACTCCGGCCATATTAAAATCTACTATTGATACGCAAGTTCCGGGAGTAGTCAAATCTGTTCGTATTCGGGATAAATGGAGTCCCCCGGTTTTCCAGATCGGGAATGAAAACCCTGTGGAATCGGATATGATTTTTTCGGATAAGGACTTTTTTGAAATGTTTGATTATCAAACGTTGGACGGAGATTTAACGACTGCCCTCGACGCTCCAATGTCTTTGGTGCTTTCAAAGAAGCTGGCAGTGCGTTTGTTTGGTGATGAGCCGGCTGTTGGAAAAACAGTGAAGTTGGATAACAGACACCTGCTTACGGTAACGGCAGTTTTAAAAGATCAACCATTAAATACGATCTTTTCATTTAATTCAATTAGTAACATTGAAACGATAAAACGGGTACAACCCAATCCCGGCGACTTTACGAATTGGGGCTGGAATAATTACAAGACATTTCTTTTATTGGATCAAAAGGCGGATCCGACAGTTGTAAAAAACGAGATTAAAAATCTATATCCTGATGATGAGCAAGAGTCTCTTGAGCAGTTTAAATTACTTCCGTTGAATGATGTTTACTTTTCTTTTCACAGTAATTTCATATGGTTTATAAGATCGGGAAATCGGTTGCAGGTTATATCACTGATGGTGGTTGCGATGCTGGTTTTATTAGTGGCATTAGTCAACTTTATTAACATTTCTGTTGCCCACTGGAGAGACAAAATTAAGCAAACCGGTATATTAAAAGTTATTGGAGCTAAACGTCTGGAAATAGTAGCCACCATGCTTCTCGAAACCTTATTGATATTTACAATTTCGTTTCTGTTGGCTTGGTTGATTGTTTACAACATTCTTCCTGTTCTGTCGGCTCAAACTACCATTTCATTTAATCCCCGAATAATTTATTCCGGTAGATTTTTGCTGATTGCCCTGACAAGTATATTTCTTTTAAGCATTGTGTGCAGTCTCCTGCCTTCGTTCCGAATAGCTACCTCTGACACCATTGATAACCTCAAAAAGAAAGTCTCTCCTGTGCCTTCTCAATCTGTGAGAAAGGGAATAATGGTATCGGCGCAATTTGCGGTAGCTATTGTTCTTATTCTTTTTACCTTTTTGGTACAAAAACAAGTTCAGTACGGAAGCAGTAATTTAGGAAGGAATCAGGAAAACATTGTTGGCATTGAGTTTACCAATCAACTGACCGAAAAGAAAAACGTTTTGCTCGATGAATTACGTGCCCAAAGCAATGTTGACGATGTTGTTTTTACACAATATTTTCCCGGAGAAATGAACTCTGGATGGGCCTTCGAACTTCAGTTGAAAGATGAAAAAAAGGACGTTGAGTTTCGCACTTTTAGTGCCGATGCAGGTTTTTTTGAGATCATGGGATTACAGTTGTTGAAAGGTCGGTTTTATACCGATGAGCTGGAAACAGACAAACACAAAGTCGTTGTAAATGAACAATTCTGTAGCGAATTTGGAATAAGTGATCCCCTTGGCGGAATTATTACAAGAAGCAACGGGATAGATTATGAGATAATTGGCGTAGTGAAAGATTTTCATTTTCGTCCCGTAAACGAAGCAATCGCTCCGCTGGTTATTCGAAACGACAATTATGCATCAATCGCATTAGTGAAAATTGGAACAAAGAACTTTGCAGACATGCGGAATACATTTGAGAATATCCGTGCCATGACATCAGAGTTGTCGCCTTCGTTTCCGGTAAATGTCTCATTTTTCAGTCAGGCGGTTGAACATCTGTATCAGGAAGAGGTGAAATTCAGAAAGGCTTTTACATTGTTTGCAGTTTGTGCCATTGTAATTAGTTGTATGGGGATTTTGGCCATGTCGCTATTTACCATTCAGAACAGAATCAAAGAAATCGGCATCCGCAAAGTAAATGGCGCAAAAGTTTCGGAAATCCTTTCAATGTTGAATAAAGACTTTATAAAATGGGTAGCCATAGCCTTTGTAATTGCCTGCCCAATTGCCTGGTATGCCATGAACAAATGGCTCGAAAACTTTGCCTACAAAACCAACTTAAGCTGGTGGATTTTTGCGCTGGCAGGAGTGTTGGCATTGGGAATTGCGCTGCTAACCGTTAGTTGGCAAAGTTGGCGGGCGGCCACGCGAAACCCTGTCGAAGCACTTCGATACGAGTAG